The Desertifilum tharense IPPAS B-1220 genome has a window encoding:
- a CDS encoding adenylate/guanylate cyclase domain-containing protein, producing the protein MNKLPKFRNLLISRLSRQLALWIFASIISIEAIILVPSYARRERELLAKTESIAQILVESIIALKQQNISEEMLLQQIEQLKDRTEIVGIAIYGGNYRLVMVVGEPPTIAIADLPNQDIVRFREGDRYDIAWSAMVLNQPYTLVVRNDIRPVYRELYAFTGRIFILVIIISVFVTGVMMLVLVKAVIYPILSLRNDLIAAGESLDRENKMTQFYAVSSRHNNELDDVMAAFNQTFERVNREIQQRQQAEAVLRLEQEKSEKLLLNILPEMIAIQLKQGQNKIAKGFTEATILFADIVGFTPLSARYSPEVLVELLNDIFSEFDQLTEQHGLEKIKTIGDAYMVVGGIPNPRPDCAAAIANFALDMQVKIQQVSDRCGEPLKLRIGINTGPVVAGVIGTKKFSYDLWGDAVNTASRMESQGIPGSIQVTETTYKRLCDRYSLVQRGSIPIKGKGMMTTYLLIGKKPTHDL; encoded by the coding sequence ATGAATAAATTACCAAAATTTAGAAATCTCTTGATTTCTCGGTTATCGCGTCAATTGGCGCTTTGGATCTTTGCGAGCATTATTTCAATTGAAGCCATTATTTTAGTTCCGTCTTATGCTCGTCGCGAACGCGAGTTACTGGCAAAAACGGAAAGTATTGCTCAAATTTTGGTAGAGTCTATTATTGCGTTAAAGCAGCAAAATATCTCTGAAGAGATGTTGCTTCAGCAAATTGAGCAATTGAAGGATAGAACAGAGATTGTTGGGATTGCAATTTATGGGGGAAATTATCGGTTAGTGATGGTGGTGGGGGAACCTCCAACGATCGCGATCGCCGATCTGCCAAACCAGGATATTGTTCGCTTTCGGGAGGGCGATCGCTATGATATCGCTTGGTCTGCAATGGTTCTCAATCAACCTTATACGCTGGTTGTTCGTAACGATATTCGTCCAGTTTATCGAGAACTTTATGCGTTTACTGGACGCATTTTTATTTTAGTGATTATTATTTCAGTATTTGTGACTGGCGTGATGATGTTGGTCTTAGTCAAAGCTGTCATTTATCCAATTTTAAGTTTGAGAAATGATTTGATTGCGGCTGGCGAATCGCTAGATAGAGAAAATAAAATGACACAATTTTATGCTGTTTCTTCGCGGCATAATAACGAATTAGATGACGTAATGGCAGCCTTTAATCAAACCTTTGAGCGGGTGAATCGAGAAATTCAGCAACGCCAACAAGCAGAAGCCGTGCTGAGGTTAGAACAGGAAAAATCGGAGAAATTATTACTCAATATTTTACCCGAAATGATTGCCATCCAGCTTAAACAAGGTCAGAATAAGATTGCCAAAGGGTTTACAGAAGCAACTATTCTATTCGCCGATATCGTGGGGTTTACACCCTTGTCTGCGCGGTATTCTCCTGAAGTATTAGTTGAATTATTAAATGATATTTTTTCAGAGTTTGACCAGTTAACCGAACAGCATGGATTAGAAAAGATTAAAACGATTGGAGATGCCTATATGGTAGTAGGAGGAATTCCCAACCCTAGACCTGATTGTGCAGCCGCGATCGCAAACTTCGCCCTAGATATGCAAGTTAAAATTCAACAAGTGAGCGATCGCTGTGGCGAACCTCTAAAGCTACGAATTGGGATTAATACCGGCCCCGTCGTCGCAGGGGTGATTGGTACCAAAAAGTTCAGTTACGATCTATGGGGGGATGCGGTCAATACAGCCAGCCGCATGGAATCCCAAGGAATACCCGGTTCCATCCAAGTCACAGAAACGACGTATAAACGTTTGTGCGATCGCTATAGCCTCGTTCAACGCGGTTCCATCCCCATTAAAGGGAAAGGAATGATGACCACCTATTTACTCATCGGTAAAAAGCCAACTCACGATTTGTAA
- a CDS encoding aspartate aminotransferase, with amino-acid sequence MTLDWIHPADRLRSLPPYVFARLDELKARAREQGLDLIDLGMGNPDGPTPQPVVESAIAALQNPANHGYPPFEGTANFRRAITQWYHRRYGVSLDPDSEALPLLGSKEGLTHLALAYINPGDIVLVPTPAYPAHFRGPAIAGGVVHSMILKPENDWLIDLGAIPDEVARKAKVLYFNYPSNPTGATAPREFFEEIVAFARRYDILLVHDQAYAELAFDGYKPTSLLEIPGAKEIGVEFHTMSKTYNMAGWRVGFVVGNRHIIQGLRTLKTNLDYGIFAALQAAAETALQLPDHYLKEVQDRYRTRRDFLINGFAELGWTVPKTKATMYLWVPCPVGMGSTDFALDVLQKTGVVFTPGNAFGVAGEGYVRVSLIAECDRLQEALNRLKQANIRYQPDLQEQLSR; translated from the coding sequence ATGACCCTAGATTGGATTCACCCTGCCGATCGATTGCGTTCTCTTCCCCCCTATGTATTTGCTCGCCTCGACGAACTCAAAGCCCGCGCGCGAGAACAAGGGTTAGACTTAATTGACTTGGGGATGGGCAACCCCGACGGCCCGACACCGCAGCCTGTGGTCGAATCGGCGATCGCAGCCTTGCAAAATCCGGCAAACCACGGCTATCCACCCTTTGAAGGAACGGCTAATTTTCGCCGCGCCATTACCCAATGGTATCATCGCCGCTACGGGGTGAGTCTCGATCCAGATAGCGAAGCCTTACCCCTGTTGGGTTCAAAAGAAGGGTTAACCCACCTAGCGCTGGCTTATATTAATCCGGGCGATATTGTTTTAGTCCCCACTCCTGCCTATCCGGCCCATTTTCGCGGCCCGGCGATCGCGGGAGGGGTGGTACACTCGATGATCCTGAAGCCGGAGAATGACTGGCTGATCGATCTAGGGGCGATTCCTGATGAAGTGGCGCGTAAAGCCAAAGTCCTTTATTTCAACTATCCTAGCAACCCTACGGGAGCCACTGCACCCAGGGAATTCTTTGAGGAGATTGTAGCGTTTGCCCGTCGCTACGATATCTTGCTAGTCCATGACCAAGCCTATGCTGAATTAGCCTTTGATGGCTATAAACCCACCAGCTTGCTCGAAATTCCCGGCGCGAAAGAGATTGGCGTGGAATTTCACACCATGTCCAAAACCTATAATATGGCAGGTTGGCGCGTCGGGTTTGTGGTGGGCAACCGCCATATTATTCAAGGCTTGCGGACGCTGAAAACCAACTTAGATTACGGGATTTTTGCAGCTTTACAAGCGGCGGCTGAAACCGCGTTGCAACTCCCCGACCATTATCTCAAAGAGGTGCAAGACCGCTACCGCACCCGGCGAGATTTCTTGATTAACGGTTTCGCCGAATTGGGGTGGACAGTCCCGAAAACCAAGGCCACCATGTATCTATGGGTACCCTGTCCTGTGGGGATGGGTTCAACCGATTTTGCCCTAGATGTGCTGCAAAAGACTGGGGTGGTATTCACCCCCGGAAATGCCTTTGGCGTCGCCGGAGAGGGCTACGTGCGCGTGAGTTTAATTGCAGAGTGCGATCGCCTCCAAGAAGCCTTAAACCGCCTCAAACAAGCCAATATCCGCTACCAGCCCGATTTACAAGAACAACTGAGTCGTTAA